The Pedobacter mucosus genome window below encodes:
- a CDS encoding RagB/SusD family nutrient uptake outer membrane protein yields MKNIFFLIIIVCITSLMLSSCKKVLEKQDINTFTAAQVYNDSTTTKLSIDYIYSQNQPSWAGNVGGLSASVNSLSEEQYGDNVFVKGTATIESVTDLGAVNTSGNYFKIRSINMFIRDVNAGTMDPSTKKRFNAQAYFWRAFRYFELVKLYGGVPLVTIPLDAVGDEAKKAALIPRSTTTETFAQIAKDLDTCIKYLPTKWPKNDDYGRITKGAALAFKGRVLLTFASPEFNEANDMARWTEAYAVNTAAVTLLSANGFGLYNKWDYTMWTTEGSLSGSTPRNPEAVLATLYNTSATDIGQNNNTYPNATVPKYIGSTGGSNLPTWDMALAFPMKDGKDIGTSTRYAYNLGTFYKNRDPRFDQTIAFNGSNWPLAGNPAYRLWTYYYTKGSTLTSTESAATNSGLYLRKGIDPALTVANFINAGTDWLEIRYAEVLLNQAECAAALGNTGQAQDAYANLIALRKRAGIEIGDGLYGLAQGMNASQLITAIMKERQIELAFEGKRFWDLRRRKLLLTTLNGKRRLGITIALKNTGTGTDYLLNTRDASANTDLDALYTSSFTVTTKVLDTYNIAYQEGVYFFGIPTTSLNNNVNLLQNNTWGGPFDPSK; encoded by the coding sequence ATGAAAAATATATTCTTTTTAATAATAATTGTTTGCATAACATCATTGATGTTATCATCATGTAAAAAGGTTTTAGAAAAACAAGACATCAATACCTTTACTGCGGCTCAGGTTTATAATGATTCTACCACAACAAAATTAAGTATCGATTATATTTATAGTCAAAACCAACCCTCTTGGGCAGGTAATGTTGGTGGGTTGAGTGCTTCCGTAAATTCTTTATCCGAGGAGCAATATGGCGATAATGTATTTGTTAAAGGAACTGCCACAATTGAATCGGTAACTGATCTTGGTGCTGTAAATACATCTGGTAACTATTTTAAAATCAGATCAATAAACATGTTTATCAGAGATGTAAACGCCGGAACGATGGATCCTTCCACCAAAAAGAGGTTTAATGCTCAAGCTTATTTCTGGCGGGCATTTCGTTATTTTGAGCTGGTTAAATTGTACGGTGGCGTTCCTTTAGTTACCATTCCGCTTGATGCAGTTGGAGATGAAGCTAAAAAAGCGGCTTTAATTCCACGAAGCACAACCACCGAAACTTTTGCTCAAATTGCTAAAGATTTAGATACTTGCATTAAATACTTACCTACCAAATGGCCTAAAAATGATGATTATGGTCGCATAACCAAAGGTGCTGCCTTGGCATTCAAAGGAAGAGTTTTGTTAACTTTCGCAAGTCCGGAATTTAATGAGGCTAATGACATGGCTAGGTGGACAGAAGCTTACGCCGTTAATACTGCTGCGGTTACTTTATTATCTGCTAATGGTTTTGGCCTTTACAATAAATGGGATTATACCATGTGGACAACAGAAGGTAGTCTTTCTGGCAGTACGCCTCGTAATCCTGAAGCTGTTTTAGCCACTTTATACAATACTTCGGCAACTGATATTGGCCAAAATAACAATACTTATCCAAATGCCACCGTACCAAAATATATTGGTAGTACAGGGGGTTCGAATTTACCAACTTGGGATATGGCACTTGCTTTTCCGATGAAAGATGGTAAGGATATTGGGACATCTACAAGGTATGCTTATAATTTGGGAACTTTCTATAAAAACAGAGATCCGCGTTTCGACCAAACTATAGCTTTTAATGGGAGCAACTGGCCATTAGCAGGCAATCCTGCCTATCGTTTATGGACCTATTATTATACCAAAGGTTCAACTTTAACATCAACAGAAAGTGCTGCAACAAATAGTGGATTGTATTTGCGTAAAGGAATCGATCCTGCTTTAACCGTTGCTAATTTTATTAATGCAGGAACAGATTGGTTAGAAATCCGTTATGCCGAAGTTTTATTAAATCAGGCAGAATGTGCTGCGGCATTAGGAAATACGGGTCAAGCTCAAGATGCCTATGCTAATTTAATTGCACTTAGAAAGAGAGCAGGGATAGAAATAGGCGATGGTTTATATGGATTGGCGCAGGGAATGAACGCTTCACAATTAATTACTGCCATTATGAAAGAAAGACAAATTGAATTGGCTTTTGAGGGTAAACGTTTTTGGGATTTAAGAAGAAGAAAGTTGTTATTAACTACACTTAATGGAAAAAGAAGATTAGGCATTACGATAGCACTTAAAAATACAGGAACGGGTACGGATTATCTTTTAAATACAAGAGATGCATCAGCAAATACAGATCTGGATGCTTTGTATACCTCAAGCTTTACAGTTACAACAAAAGTTTTAGATACTTACAATATTGCTTATCAGGAAGGAGTATATTTCTTCGGTATTCCAACTACATCTTTAAATAATAATGTAAATCTCTTGCAAAATAATACTTGGGGTGGTCCGTTCGATCCTTCAAAATAA
- a CDS encoding SusC/RagA family TonB-linked outer membrane protein codes for MKLRFFRKFSLSLLLMLLASTILFAQDRKVTGKVVDQSDGQGIPGVNVSLKGIPSNVSTNADGVYTIQVSSNNDVLVFSYIGFKRQSIPVGTQTTVNVKLVSDNQNLDEVVVVGYGTQKKISLTGSVATADIKKVEDVPALSLTAALRGTAPGISISGGTQRPGQGTTVTIRNPIVLSKDSQQGTNPLFVIDDVIRTQADFDLLDQTVVESVSILRDAEAAIYGVSGSNGVVIVRTKRGKQGAPKISFSSSVGLSNATKLPELMSGLQLGNFVNDYLNTAVYQQTIPGTLVNNFINADGFRVNNGVAETTRQPLWYTPDELNYFAANNHNWLAEAFQTSRVIRQAINISGGNDKVTYFVGANYTDQNSNFSGINSYKYGVRASVDAKLTKRLTVSASVSTDVSYSRSYYYKLNGTSESLDNDVATLQNVNPWSEYFINGNPAVLGSSNTGGLENVNFFLIQNTDNFTGGKAYSTNILGKVTYEIPGIKGLLATATINKNFNSSNTKQFGTTFTYYKYAGLGDNKHIPGGDLLATYAIRNGDRIRLNPVFADNYQINTGLTYGRSFGKHNISALALFEQREQSTEGVAAMVEGLVAGALPYQTFAVGTQTSTQSSQISEAGFQSFISRINYDYDNKYLLQLVYRADGSSRFAPGNNWGGFPAASAGWVASEEGFFKKNVTWMNQLKFRVSVGLTGTDATKPYQFQANYNLGTGSSGGAVFNEGDRSIAIRANNAIPNELVVWDKVLKTNYGVDMAFLKSRLTFTAEYYKSYGQNLLTTLSSSVPATIGAAAPTENFGKVNVYGVEFSLGWRDKIGESFTYSFTPFYTWYDQKNIRIDVASGIRGTLEDLTGQSPDRGIFGYKSLGIIRTQAEADAIIAQRTTAAGGAANVKIIGNPLQPGMLNYEDVNGDGIIDLRDRQYVTDRQSNHNNLGLNFGGGYKAISFNVVMGMSWGGKTSIGGLKPSGTGASVYDNRASFWADHWTPTNTNAAYPNPYFSSSLETTDFWYVSSTQFGITNANLSFTVPASWSSRIGINNVRIFAQATNPVQFINPFPGKYRDFSSALGTYPTLKTYTFGLNVGL; via the coding sequence ATGAAATTGAGATTTTTCCGAAAATTTTCATTGTCCTTGCTGCTAATGTTGTTGGCAAGCACAATTCTCTTTGCTCAAGACCGAAAGGTTACTGGTAAAGTTGTTGATCAATCTGATGGACAGGGGATTCCAGGCGTAAACGTAAGCTTAAAGGGTATTCCAAGTAATGTAAGCACAAATGCTGATGGTGTTTATACCATTCAAGTAAGCTCTAACAACGATGTTTTAGTATTTTCTTATATTGGTTTTAAAAGGCAATCGATACCTGTAGGCACACAAACAACAGTTAATGTAAAGCTTGTATCTGATAATCAAAACCTTGATGAGGTAGTTGTTGTAGGTTATGGAACCCAGAAAAAGATAAGTTTAACAGGTTCTGTTGCTACGGCCGACATTAAAAAAGTAGAAGATGTTCCGGCTTTGAGTTTAACAGCAGCTTTAAGGGGAACAGCTCCAGGCATCAGTATTAGTGGTGGTACACAACGGCCAGGGCAAGGAACAACCGTAACCATCAGAAATCCTATTGTTTTATCAAAAGACAGCCAACAGGGTACAAACCCATTATTTGTTATCGATGATGTAATTAGAACACAGGCCGATTTTGATTTGTTAGACCAGACTGTTGTAGAAAGTGTTTCTATATTAAGAGATGCAGAAGCTGCTATTTACGGTGTATCAGGATCAAATGGTGTTGTTATCGTACGTACAAAAAGAGGAAAACAGGGTGCTCCAAAAATTAGCTTCAGCAGTTCTGTGGGTTTATCAAATGCAACAAAACTGCCTGAATTAATGTCAGGCTTACAACTCGGTAATTTTGTAAATGATTACTTAAATACTGCAGTTTACCAACAAACCATACCTGGTACATTGGTTAACAATTTTATTAATGCTGATGGTTTTAGGGTAAATAATGGCGTAGCTGAAACAACACGCCAACCTTTGTGGTACACGCCAGATGAACTTAATTATTTCGCAGCAAATAACCATAACTGGTTAGCAGAAGCATTTCAGACTTCTAGGGTAATTAGACAAGCGATAAATATTAGTGGTGGAAATGACAAAGTAACTTACTTTGTAGGCGCAAATTACACTGATCAAAACTCAAATTTTAGCGGAATAAATTCTTATAAATATGGTGTTAGAGCAAGTGTAGACGCAAAATTAACAAAAAGATTAACGGTTTCTGCATCAGTAAGTACCGATGTTTCTTATTCACGCAGTTATTATTATAAGCTTAATGGAACTTCTGAAAGTTTAGATAATGATGTGGCAACATTGCAAAATGTTAATCCCTGGTCTGAATATTTTATAAACGGTAATCCAGCAGTTTTAGGATCAAGTAACACCGGTGGCTTAGAGAATGTAAACTTCTTTCTAATTCAGAACACTGATAATTTTACTGGTGGAAAAGCTTATTCTACCAATATTTTAGGTAAAGTAACTTATGAAATACCAGGTATAAAAGGCTTATTGGCTACTGCAACCATTAATAAAAATTTTAACAGTTCGAATACAAAACAATTTGGAACCACGTTCACCTATTATAAATATGCTGGTCTGGGAGATAACAAACACATTCCAGGTGGAGATTTATTAGCAACATACGCCATTAGAAATGGAGATAGAATTAGGTTAAACCCAGTATTTGCCGATAACTACCAAATAAATACAGGTTTAACGTACGGCAGAAGTTTTGGTAAGCATAACATATCTGCGCTTGCTTTATTCGAACAAAGAGAGCAATCTACTGAAGGTGTTGCTGCAATGGTTGAGGGTTTGGTTGCTGGTGCATTACCTTATCAAACTTTTGCGGTTGGAACTCAAACTTCCACTCAATCTTCACAAATTAGTGAAGCAGGCTTTCAATCTTTCATATCACGTATAAATTATGATTACGATAACAAGTATTTATTGCAATTGGTATATCGTGCTGATGGAAGTTCCCGTTTTGCGCCAGGTAATAACTGGGGCGGATTTCCAGCAGCATCCGCTGGTTGGGTAGCATCAGAAGAGGGTTTCTTCAAAAAGAATGTAACCTGGATGAATCAATTAAAGTTTAGGGTATCTGTAGGTTTAACAGGAACAGATGCTACAAAACCATATCAATTTCAGGCAAATTATAACTTAGGAACAGGAAGTAGCGGTGGTGCTGTTTTTAACGAAGGTGATCGAAGTATCGCCATAAGGGCAAATAATGCAATCCCTAATGAATTGGTGGTTTGGGACAAAGTGCTTAAAACCAATTACGGTGTCGACATGGCGTTTTTAAAAAGCCGGTTAACTTTTACAGCAGAATATTATAAAAGTTATGGTCAAAATCTTTTAACCACATTAAGTTCATCTGTACCGGCAACAATTGGAGCAGCGGCACCAACAGAAAATTTTGGTAAGGTAAATGTTTATGGTGTTGAATTTAGCTTAGGATGGAGAGATAAAATTGGCGAAAGTTTTACCTATAGTTTTACGCCGTTTTATACCTGGTATGATCAAAAAAATATAAGGATAGATGTTGCATCTGGAATTAGAGGAACACTGGAAGATTTAACTGGTCAATCTCCAGATCGTGGTATATTCGGCTATAAATCTTTGGGAATTATAAGAACACAAGCAGAGGCTGATGCGATAATTGCACAAAGAACTACCGCTGCTGGTGGGGCCGCTAACGTTAAAATCATTGGTAATCCTTTACAACCAGGCATGTTAAATTATGAAGACGTAAACGGAGATGGAATAATTGATTTAAGGGATCGTCAGTATGTTACAGATAGGCAAAGTAACCATAACAACTTGGGTTTAAACTTTGGTGGGGGTTATAAAGCAATAAGTTTTAATGTAGTTATGGGCATGTCGTGGGGTGGAAAAACATCAATCGGTGGTTTAAAGCCTAGTGGTACAGGTGCTTCGGTATATGATAATAGAGCTTCTTTTTGGGCTGATCATTGGACACCAACAAATACAAATGCAGCTTATCCAAACCCTTATTTTTCGAGTAGTTTAGAAACAACAGATTTCTGGTATGTTTCTTCAACTCAATTTGGAATAACAAATGCTAACCTAAGCTTTACCGTACCCGCAAGTTGGAGCAGTAGAATTGGAATTAATAATGTGAGGATTTTTGCTCAAGCAACAAACCCTGTACAATTTATAAATCCTTTCCCAGGAAAGTATAGAGATTTTTCGTCTGCTTTAGGAACATACCCAACTTTAAAAACTTATACATTCGGCCTTAATGTTGGTCTTTAA
- a CDS encoding pectate lyase family protein, which yields MKKKFLNLLLSATLICSANYAFAQYPNIPADVKKASEDMMKEAYHQSDIAWEKAKPIISKEEKEGKPYIPWAARPNDLPQSELLAFPGAEGGGAYSFGGRGGRVIVVKNLNDSGPGSLRDACEQGGARVVVFNVSGIIRIKTPLIIRAPYITIEGQTAPGDGVCVAGESVWLNTHDVIVRFMRFRRGETFVGRRDDAIGGNPVGNIMIDHVSASWGLDENMSMYRHMFNDSTGKTEEKLATVNITIQNSIFSEALDYWNHAFGSTLGGENCAFVRNLWADNGARNPSIGWNGIFNFANNVVFNWSNRSTDGGDYTALYNIVNNYYKPGPVTNLKEPISYRILKPESGRSKLPYVVFGRAYVDGNIIEGNEKVSKNNWDGGVQLETKKGELMTYEEASPYFAAMRVKKAFPMPKISIIPTLQAKDYVLANAGATLPKRDPVDTRIVKQVTTGKIEVHPDAKPSAFQFEHRRLAADSYKQGIITEVSQVGGYPVYKGTPYKDADDDGMPDAYELKNGLNPKDATDAAKISKSGYSNIEVYLNSVVSVSTVKPN from the coding sequence ATGAAAAAGAAATTTTTAAATCTCCTTTTAAGCGCAACACTAATATGTTCGGCAAATTATGCTTTTGCACAGTATCCTAATATTCCAGCTGATGTAAAAAAAGCTTCTGAAGACATGATGAAAGAAGCTTACCATCAATCAGACATTGCTTGGGAGAAAGCAAAGCCAATTATTTCGAAAGAAGAGAAAGAAGGCAAACCATATATTCCGTGGGCAGCCCGACCAAACGATTTACCTCAATCAGAATTATTAGCTTTTCCAGGAGCCGAAGGTGGTGGCGCTTATAGTTTTGGTGGCCGTGGCGGAAGAGTAATTGTAGTTAAAAATCTAAATGATAGTGGTCCTGGCTCTTTGCGTGATGCTTGTGAACAAGGTGGCGCTAGAGTTGTAGTTTTTAACGTTTCAGGAATTATCCGCATTAAAACTCCACTAATAATTCGTGCACCTTATATTACTATTGAAGGGCAAACCGCTCCAGGTGATGGCGTTTGTGTTGCCGGCGAATCAGTTTGGCTAAATACACATGATGTAATTGTGCGTTTTATGCGTTTTAGACGAGGTGAAACTTTTGTTGGTCGTCGTGATGATGCCATTGGCGGAAACCCAGTTGGAAACATAATGATTGATCACGTTTCTGCGAGTTGGGGCTTAGATGAAAACATGTCTATGTATCGCCATATGTTTAATGATAGCACCGGAAAAACTGAAGAGAAATTAGCTACGGTAAATATTACTATTCAGAATTCTATATTTTCTGAAGCTTTGGATTATTGGAATCATGCATTTGGTTCTACCCTTGGTGGAGAAAATTGTGCTTTCGTTCGTAATCTTTGGGCAGATAATGGTGCAAGAAATCCGTCAATCGGATGGAATGGAATTTTTAACTTTGCCAATAATGTGGTTTTCAATTGGAGTAATCGTTCTACTGATGGTGGCGATTACACCGCTTTATATAACATCGTCAATAATTATTATAAACCCGGACCAGTAACAAATTTAAAGGAGCCGATAAGTTATCGTATTTTAAAACCAGAATCGGGTCGTAGTAAATTGCCTTATGTGGTTTTCGGTCGTGCTTATGTAGATGGAAATATCATCGAGGGAAATGAAAAAGTATCAAAAAACAACTGGGATGGTGGTGTTCAGTTAGAAACTAAAAAAGGCGAATTAATGACTTATGAAGAAGCCAGTCCTTATTTTGCAGCTATGCGAGTGAAGAAAGCTTTTCCAATGCCAAAAATTTCCATCATACCAACTTTACAAGCTAAGGATTATGTATTGGCAAACGCTGGTGCAACATTACCAAAAAGAGATCCTGTAGATACGCGTATTGTTAAACAAGTTACTACAGGAAAAATCGAAGTTCATCCTGATGCTAAACCATCTGCATTTCAATTTGAACATCGCCGTTTAGCTGCAGATTCTTATAAACAAGGAATTATAACTGAAGTATCTCAGGTTGGTGGATATCCAGTTTATAAAGGAACGCCATATAAAGATGCTGATGATGACGGAATGCCTGATGCTTACGAATTAAAAAACGGTTTGAATCCAAAAGATGCAACTGATGCTGCCAAAATTTCTAAAAGTGGTTATTCAAACATCGAAGTATATTTAAACAGTGTTGTTTCAGTATCAACTGTAAAGCCTAATTAA
- a CDS encoding pectate lyase family protein gives MRKICALAALVSLCGITNSAFAQYPVIPEAMEKKADSLLKSIEDKSELQFLKVKSIVDEEAKNGKPYIPWAAKPSDLPQSKLIAFPGAEGGGAYSFGGRGGKIYVVTSLDDSGLGTLREACEQGGARIIVFNVSGIIKLKSPLIIRAPYITIAGQSAPGDGICVAGESVWINTHDVVIRYMRFRRGATDVTRRDDAIGGNPVGNIIIDHVSASWGLDENMSIYRHVYDPKDGSKPVKLPTVNVTIQNSIFSEALDTYNHAFGSTIGGLNSTFMRNLWASNISRNPSVGMYGDFGFANNVIFNWWNRSADGGDNASFYSFVNNYYKPGPITPVGQPISYRILKPESGRDKKFTNEFGKAYVTGNIVEGNDKVTKDNWDGGVQPESKRDKQKLLDSIRVNKPLPMAKISIIDTKKAYDFVLANSGASLPVRDAIDKRIVKQVTTGKIEHVEDGKLPVKQSYVKRRLPADSYKQGIISDIAQVGGYPEYKGTPYLDADKDGIPDAWESKHGLNPKDAKDAAKILKSGYSNIEVYLNSLVDIGKVRP, from the coding sequence ATGCGTAAAATTTGTGCTTTAGCCGCTTTAGTTAGCTTGTGCGGAATAACAAATTCGGCTTTTGCCCAATATCCTGTTATACCGGAGGCGATGGAAAAAAAGGCCGATTCACTTTTAAAAAGTATTGAGGATAAATCTGAGTTACAATTTTTAAAGGTAAAATCTATTGTTGATGAAGAGGCTAAAAATGGTAAACCGTACATTCCATGGGCGGCAAAACCAAGTGATTTACCGCAATCTAAATTAATTGCGTTTCCTGGTGCAGAAGGTGGTGGAGCATATTCTTTTGGCGGTCGCGGAGGCAAAATCTATGTCGTTACAAGCTTAGATGATTCGGGTTTAGGAACGCTTCGTGAAGCATGCGAACAGGGTGGAGCCAGAATAATTGTTTTCAATGTTTCTGGGATTATCAAGTTAAAATCGCCACTAATTATTCGTGCACCTTATATTACCATTGCCGGTCAAAGTGCACCTGGCGATGGCATTTGTGTTGCTGGCGAATCGGTATGGATTAACACACATGATGTCGTAATCAGGTATATGCGTTTCCGTCGTGGCGCAACCGATGTTACCCGGAGAGATGATGCTATCGGTGGAAATCCCGTTGGCAATATAATTATTGATCACGTTTCTGCAAGTTGGGGATTGGATGAAAATATGTCGATTTATCGCCATGTTTACGATCCTAAAGATGGCTCAAAACCAGTAAAACTTCCAACGGTAAATGTGACTATTCAAAACTCCATTTTTTCTGAAGCATTGGATACTTATAATCATGCTTTCGGAAGTACTATTGGTGGTTTGAACAGTACTTTTATGCGCAATTTATGGGCATCAAATATTAGTCGTAATCCTTCAGTTGGGATGTATGGCGATTTCGGTTTTGCCAACAACGTTATTTTTAACTGGTGGAACCGCAGTGCTGATGGTGGCGATAACGCTTCATTTTATAGTTTCGTTAATAATTATTATAAACCTGGTCCGATTACACCGGTCGGACAACCAATTTCATATCGCATTTTAAAACCAGAATCTGGAAGAGATAAAAAATTTACCAATGAGTTTGGAAAAGCTTACGTAACCGGAAACATAGTGGAAGGAAACGATAAAGTGACCAAGGATAATTGGGATGGTGGTGTGCAACCAGAAAGCAAACGCGATAAACAAAAGCTGCTCGATTCTATTAGAGTTAATAAACCATTGCCGATGGCTAAAATTTCTATAATAGATACCAAAAAAGCTTATGATTTTGTCTTAGCTAACTCAGGAGCCTCATTACCGGTGAGGGATGCTATTGATAAACGTATTGTGAAACAAGTTACAACGGGTAAAATTGAACATGTTGAGGATGGCAAACTGCCGGTAAAACAGAGTTACGTTAAACGTCGTTTACCTGCTGATTCTTATAAACAAGGAATAATATCAGATATTGCGCAAGTGGGTGGTTATCCAGAATATAAAGGAACTCCTTATCTTGATGCTGATAAAGATGGCATTCCAGATGCATGGGAAAGTAAACATGGCTTAAATCCGAAGGATGCCAAAGACGCAGCGAAAATTTTGAAATCAGGATATTCTAATATCGAAGTTTATTTAAATAGTTTGGTGGATATTGGAAAGGTAAGGCCGTAG